Within Rhododendron vialii isolate Sample 1 chromosome 12a, ASM3025357v1, the genomic segment AGATGTGCAATACCTCTATCTCCAGCTTAGAGAAAGAGGCAGCTTGTCAATAAATATGGAGTACATAACGAGAATATACAAGTGCATGCATATCTATTATGGGCTGTATTGGAATTTAATTTTGAACCTTATTATTCAAGTATTCTGCAAGTATATCGAGGAGCGTGAGCGTCATGTGTGTTAGTTCGGAGGAGGGGGGCCACCGTCAAAACAATATAGCAACACACTCCATAATTCGTGTACATACCAACACAGTACCAGTTCAGATTTTGCGGGCCCTGCTCCCCTGATCTCACCCATAAGACACAACTATCACTTTTAGCTTTAGGTTGTATACTCCatatgtgtgagtgtgtgggtGTGCTGATATTCTCTACTTTTTTTCTATGCTTCAGATTCTTGAGGAATTACCTATTAGGATTGACATTTAATGCTTGGCGATGCTACTGCTAGTCCAATAAGATTTCTACTCTTTTGATAATGTTTTAATCTTCCCCTAGTTTTTTTACTATTCTTTTTCTTATGTACGGTCCGTTTGTTTACTTCCATGATTATGTTTATGCAGAAATCGCGGCTTCATTCTGTTCTGAGGTCAGTTTCTATATTGGTCTAGCAATCTTTCTATTTGTAGCGGACCATGTTCAGAAGCCATATATCCAATTCAGCCCGAAGAGGTGGGGCCTCATCACAGGTCTCAGAGGTTACATGACTTCTGCCTTCCTCGCCATGGGCTTGAAGGTCGTGGTGCCCCTCTTGGCTGTCTATATTACTTGGCCCGCACTTGGCTTGCCAGCTTTGGTTGCAGTAGCACCTTTTCTTGCTGGGTGTCTGGCCCAACTTGTGTTTGAGGCCCATCTCAACAGACGGGGATCATCTTGTTGGCCTCTAGTCCCCATAATCTTTGAGGTATGTAACTTTCTAAACTTCCCAACGTCCTTTCGTGTGAGATTATCTGTGCAGTGGGTTTTCTGTTCAAACACTTTGGGAAACTTGATTGGCTATaggatttcaaaatttgttgttGAGGAAGTTTAGGAATAGAAAATGCCAAAGAGATATCTCCAAACTCTCAATAACTATTTCCACTAAAAAATGAGGGGGTGTTGGTagtttcaaaaacagttttctgaAGAGTGTTTCGAATAAACTGCAAAATCATTTGGCAGACAATTTTCCAAGTGTGAACAAcccattttttttgcaagaacaCTAGATATATTCCAATTCTCACGAACAATTCCTGCTCAAGAATGAATACAACAAGATTAAGCGGGGgtgtttttgtttccaaaagCAAAAGTTTCTCCGAAACTGAGattttttataagtaataaACAGAAAGCAAGTTTGGAAATagtattgaatttttttatttatgtagTAGGCTAGTAGCACATAATTTTTTGGCGAATGGTTATCCCAACTGTTTTTGGACCATGTTTCTAAAAAACAACCCATTCCTTGCAAGAACACCGACAAAATATATGCAAATTCTTGGAATCACCTTCTGCTCAAGAATGAATATGAGATGCAAACTATGGGTGGTTACAATTTTTAGGATGTGTTCTTTGAAGCTGTATTTCAAGAAAGTAACCCTACTGAGGGCGAAGTTTTGAAAACTGGAGAATTTTTTCTGCAGGTCTACAGAATATATCAGTTGACAAAAGCTGCTCATTTCATTGAGAGGTTGATGTTTGCGATGAAGGATGTCAAAGCAACCCCAGGCGTGGTGGAAAGAGGCGGTGCCATGGTTGCTATGGTAGCAACTTTCCAAATCCTGGGTTTCGTTTGCCTCTGGTCGCTGTTAACATTTCTTCTTaggttattttcttttgtttttatcatcAATGGTTATTTGATTGTTTGTGTCATATCATGCTTTTAATCCACTGTCAAAACAGGAATTTTGGTATATTTATGACTTAAGAATGTATATGTAAAACGATGGGATCTGGATTAGTTTTGATAATGACTAAAGGATATGGCTGGTATGTTGGCCTTAATAACAAATATAGGATAATCTTTAGAATgacacaaaattttcattcgtGCTGGAGTCCTCTGTGGTatttttatctcattgaaatgaatcttcttaaataaaaaaaaaagtgcagaaTTCAAGACGAAGTAGACCAGAAATGGCAAATATTCAAGGCTACCTTGGTCGTCCTCGGGCCAGAAGACGTGATCAAACTTGAATTTAATTCAGTAAGAATTAGAGGAAATTTGTTGCTTATTTTTCCGGGATGCATCAATTCCCACTGGCTGTTATGAGAGCCTTGGCGAAATTGTGCGCAAACCCTAATTAGAGTTCTTTCAACTTTTACAATAGTCAGCTTAACAAAATTACAAGATAACGATGGTACGTACGTACGCGAAAGCATCTGCGGGTGCTTTTGAACGAAGAGCCCGATTGAGCCAAAATGATATCAGTCAAAATAACCGTGCTGTGGTTACCGCCTGCTGTGCACCACCTCATTGCCTCAAGACAGGCCCTAGCCTCGGCCATAACTGCTGAAGCTGCAAAATTGGCTCAAACCTCGTTGGGCCATCTTCACACTGCGCCATCATCAAAATCCACCGACGCAGCAACTGCCTGGGGCTCCTCCTTTTTCCATGCACCATCAATCACAATCTTAACACAACCTTCAAAATAAGCATCAAAAGCAAACGACGTCAGTCGAAAAGAACTCATCAACATCATTTTTGAACCTGGAGCCGAAGTGATCCCACAAGGA encodes:
- the LOC131310095 gene encoding uncharacterized protein LOC131310095, whose product is MCGDEVEPFRGKSGSVSFQGCTHQLIEEGKWVSSPSKEGTGSLLWVLAPVALISSIVLPQLLLSTVIDVFIKDEILLEIAASFCSEVSFYIGLAIFLFVADHVQKPYIQFSPKRWGLITGLRGYMTSAFLAMGLKVVVPLLAVYITWPALGLPALVAVAPFLAGCLAQLVFEAHLNRRGSSCWPLVPIIFEVYRIYQLTKAAHFIERLMFAMKDVKATPGVVERGGAMVAMVATFQILGFVCLWSLLTFLLRLFSFVFIINGYLIVCVISCF